Proteins co-encoded in one Quercus robur chromosome 8, dhQueRobu3.1, whole genome shotgun sequence genomic window:
- the LOC126697307 gene encoding uncharacterized protein LOC126697307 → MDGDASNHASSFPWIWAIEVLASLKQVDVSALHDLIELAPDLDDDLGKNMREMLALRCLESLCGPTNEVNKGHSKVGFDFSESCEDVLQHIMHENSLSDLEMLKPELVKRDIRVKRDLRPFIIRKRACMPKLALQQLKDLILKGIHPNADSLKDRSGLEFTSAGGGIPVNNGSHNALTHGVDGSFLNAQQMGVKGNLIPRMLENENKLLEKDPCNGNLLLSKRGRNESATENIVRDFHENQNILNDCDNLHLTAKKQKQCDSSGIHSIEENPVPLHPTELLEDSSARVLPVIERQVCDLAKDQIGTLKEGRVLEDGQDEHTASVRCGHNSEDEFHHNQSKPPDSATMMRSQCMYSHDSLASAGSTDQKLCMRCNEGGQLLVCNTSNCPVMVHENCLGFSPRFDNNGNFYCPYCAYSLAISEYLEAKKKVSYARKELAKLFQMGLKHQPKEVIERLHRE, encoded by the exons GAGCCTTAAGCAAGTGGACGTTTCTGCTTTACATG ATTTGATTGAATTGGCTCCAGACTTAGATGATGATTTAGGGAAAAACATGAGGGAAATGTTGGCTTTGAGATGTTTGGAGTCTTTATGTGGTCCCACTAATGAAGTCAATAAGGGTCATTCAAAAGTCGGGTTTGATTTTTCAGAAAGTTGTGAAGATGTTCTCCAACACATAATGCAcgag AATTCATTATCAGATCTTGAAATGCTCAAACCGGAGCTCGTAAAAAGGGATATTCGCGTAAAAAGGGATCTTCGCCCCTTTATTATTCGTAAAAGAGCTTGTATGCCTAAACTAGCCTTACAACAG CTGAAAGATTTAATTCTCAAAGGTATTCATCCAAATGCTGATTCCCTGAAGGACAGGAGTGGACTGGAATTTACAAGTGCAGGTGGTGGAATTCCTGTGAATAATGGCAGTCACAATGCACTTACACATGGAGTTGATGGGAGCTTCCTCAATGCACAACAAATGGGAGTAAAAGGGAACTTGATACCTAGAATGCTTGAGAATGAGAATAAGCTATTGGAAAAAGATCCATGTAATGGAAATTTATTACTTTCCAAGAGGGGAAGGAATGAATCAGCTACTGAAAATATAGTTAGAGACTTCCATGAaaaccaaaatattttaaatgattGTGACAATCTCCACTTAACTGCCAAAAAGCAGAAGCAATGTGACTCATCTGGAATTCATTCCATAGAAGAGAATCCAGTACCACTACATCCAACAGAACTATTAGAAGATTCTTCTGCAAGAGTTCTGCCAGTTATTGAAAGACAAGTTTGTGACTTGGCAAAAGATCAGATAGGAACTCTGAAAGAAGGCAGGGTTCTAGAGGATGGTCAAGATGAGCATACTGCCTCAGTGAGATGTGGGCATAACAGCGAGGATGAATTCCATCATAATCAGTCAAAGCCTCCTGATAGTGCCACGATGATGCGCTCTCAATGCATGTATAGTCATGATTCCTTAGCATCAGCTGGTTCTACAGACCAAAAGTTGTGCATGAGGTGTAATGAAGGGGGTCAATTGTTAGTTTGTAACACAAGTAATTGTCCGGTGATGGTTCATGAGAACTGCTTGGGTTTCTCACCCAGATTTGACAACAATGGCAACTTTTACTGCCCCTACTGTGCATATTCCCTTGCTATTTCAGAGTACCTTGAAGCTAAGAAAAAGGTGTCCTATGCAAGGAAAGAACTAGCTAAATTATTTCAAATGGGTTTGAAGCATCAGCCAAAGGAAGTCATCGAGAGATTGCATAGAGAATAG